In Ectothiorhodospira sp. BSL-9, a single window of DNA contains:
- a CDS encoding recombinase family protein: protein MLIGYMRVSKVDGSQSTNLQRDALLAAGVSPAHLYEDLVSGRRDDRPGLAGCLKALREGDTLIVWKLDRLGRDLRHLINTVHDLTARGVGLRVLTGHGAAVDTTTAAGKLVFGIFAALAEFERELISERTVAGLVSARARGRKGGRPYKMTAAKLRLAVASMGQPETKVGDLCKELGISRQTLYRHVSPKGDLRPDGLKLLSRGSAA, encoded by the coding sequence GTGCTGATAGGCTACATGCGGGTATCGAAGGTGGATGGATCTCAGTCCACCAATTTACAGCGTGATGCACTCCTCGCCGCGGGAGTCAGCCCTGCTCATCTCTACGAGGATCTGGTCTCAGGTAGGCGTGATGATCGACCAGGGCTGGCAGGTTGCCTGAAGGCACTTCGCGAAGGGGATACGCTAATCGTGTGGAAGCTCGATCGGCTTGGCCGTGATTTGCGTCATCTGATCAACACCGTACACGACTTGACTGCCCGTGGCGTGGGATTGAGGGTCTTGACCGGTCACGGCGCCGCAGTCGACACAACCACTGCCGCCGGCAAGCTCGTGTTCGGAATTTTTGCTGCGCTGGCCGAATTTGAGCGTGAGTTGATTTCTGAGCGAACGGTGGCCGGGCTCGTGTCGGCACGAGCACGCGGCAGAAAGGGGGGGCGCCCATACAAGATGACAGCCGCCAAGCTTCGGCTGGCAGTGGCCAGCATGGGGCAACCGGAAACAAAGGTCGGCGATCTCTGCAAAGAACTTGGGATTAGCCGGCAAACTCTCTACCGGCATGTGTCGCCAAAGGGGGATCTGCGGCCAGACGGCCTCAAGCTGCTTTCCCGCGGTTCAGCCGCGTAG
- a CDS encoding HNH endonuclease, which yields MDFRESILQMDGYACVKCNRSIPEVVLQVHHKRYEPGKPPWDYAPGLCETLCKGCHAREHGKIRPNEGWSLYDESDLGGLYGECECCGTSLRYIFYIQHPNWEPMAVGTNCCDNLTGTSVATNYRKMLGRRKRFINSKRWRCTPNGMLIQQGRFLEIEIRQKSGAYIIYINSVGGKKLFNSESSAKEHVFDIIESGDASKFACRHPLQKKD from the coding sequence GTGGATTTTCGTGAATCTATTCTTCAGATGGATGGATATGCGTGCGTGAAATGCAATCGATCCATCCCGGAAGTGGTATTGCAGGTTCACCATAAACGTTATGAGCCCGGTAAGCCACCCTGGGATTATGCCCCGGGATTGTGTGAAACTCTTTGTAAAGGATGCCACGCAAGAGAGCATGGGAAGATTCGACCCAATGAAGGATGGTCGCTATATGATGAAAGCGATCTTGGTGGGTTATACGGAGAATGTGAATGTTGTGGTACGTCTCTAAGGTATATTTTCTATATCCAGCACCCGAATTGGGAGCCAATGGCTGTTGGTACAAACTGTTGTGATAATTTGACTGGTACTTCTGTGGCTACGAATTATAGAAAAATGCTTGGTAGGAGAAAGCGTTTTATTAATTCTAAGCGATGGAGGTGTACTCCAAATGGAATGTTAATTCAGCAAGGGCGTTTTTTGGAAATCGAAATACGCCAAAAAAGTGGTGCGTATATAATTTATATCAATAGTGTGGGTGGGAAAAAGCTTTTCAATTCTGAGAGTTCTGCTAAAGAGCATGTTTTTGATATTATCGAAAGCGGTGATGCGAGTAAGTTTGCATGCAGGCACCCCCTTCAAAAAAAGGACTGA